The segment atacgttttttggaatgtggggaccctaattcgtgctcataccaagtttgagcccgatctgacgactttcgattttgctcggtacacaaaagctgtgtctgaaagaaacacagctaaaatcttATCAACTCCTTTCATTCAACtgcaagaaattattttattaagccAGATAaactaaagaattatttttgttttatacaaaatatgattaaaaattgtctaaaaaaagaaattctctagCAATATTCCTGAAGTCTTACACAAGAATTTCTAAACTCTTCCTTTATCTGAATTCGTTCAagttttgtagaaaaaatgttttttttttctaaattcttaagcacataaaacaacaaaattctttaaagtcaAATTTAAGTTCTTTGGCTTAAgtagtttaaattttaagccTGCAgacctgattttttttaggtcaGGCTGTACCGGACTTGAGTAACagttttggatgatttttagtaatttttatgtacaaaaaaggTCAGACAggtaaaaatctaaaaatgcatttagcTCAGATTTAGCCTGATCTAGccttaaaacattaaaagccaggattgaaaaaaacttgagttttacctaaaaaaaactaaatgcCTAAAATACTTTAGTCTGTCTTAACAAAATTAAAGTTCAGCCTAAAAAACTTAATCATGGTCTAAGAAGTCTAAGAAAACATTAGCTAGGTTTAAGAAacttaacaaaataaaattttttttaagaattcatacgattttttaaattcttaaagaataaagattttttcaaaaatgaaaacaatttttcctaaacattttcaccttttcttccattgcattaaaaatcaatttcttaaccgattttgagaAGCATTTATCTCGACGTGctcgaagattatgaaccatattcctatcttttaacacaggagtatggttcataatcttcgggagcgtcgatCTGATTTTTGAAAAGAGAATCAATGTCGATATtaagtaaaataatattattatattaatatttacaaaacgagatcattagaatttaattaatgtttttaaaaagaatgaaattcataaatttgtttatatatcgatttatttttgtgaaaatattttattaaaaagaaaatttccaaagaaatcaaaaaaaatattaaaatcttttctccaaataaaaaaaattatagattcTGGATTTAGGTCATTTCCCCCCATTACCGTGTAagctataaaaattcaattaatgcAAAATCGTCTGCAAATAAACGCCAGCTAATCTGCTGTCCAATCATTCCAGAAGTCTGtctggaaaattcttattttccttaattgaatttcctctgcaaaataaaagaacgGAAATAGATTTTCCGTGTACTTTCACTTTCTGCTCTGGAAACTTCTCGTATTGTCtggattatttaattcaaatgagttgaaaaaaaaacttttatcgtATCATCAGCTAAAATGCCTTTTGTACATTGCTCCGAAAACTCTCCCATAAACAAATAATACGTACTTCTACATGATTTTGTCCCGCAGCCACTCTTGTgggcaaattgaaaaaaatcgaattctCGCACAGTGAAAAATTCTCAGCTCAAGTGCAACATGTGCATACAATTAGACTGTTTACTATGGTGgagtgtaaataaaatatttttattacaaatgaATAGCATGGTTCTGTTTCTTTTGCCCAGAATCTGAATGTATTTGGGGAGAAAATTAACGTGAgactttttcttcacttcacTCCTTTTGCATTTGGTTAGCTAAATTGTACAAGACGTATGTGAGatgtttaagaaaagaatCATTAAGTTCAAGTACTTCTCACAGGCTgctaaaagagatttttatctAATGGTCACCCTCACAATGcaatcaaataaaatggaaatttctgAGCAATTATACTGTTggcataaattcaattttcttgctcttttaacgctctctctctctgaaatTCCCCATTTTAATGGTCATTTAATTCACACAGTTCGATTTATATTGGATGTGTTTCTGTCATTTCAGAGTGTTTTATTGATGCGATTCTCTGTTGAGATTTTCCATTGTTTATGACGAAAAGTTGCGagcttttggctttttttcaattccttcttaagaaaaaaaaagaaatatgaaagataaaccGGCTAGAGAtgaattaatgcaaaataaaaagttaCGCCGAAAGTGAGAcgcgaaaaaaattaatgtctaCCATTAATAATATAGCAACTATTTTGttaagacaagaaaaaatttgcaaaatgaaatggaaaatgtgaaaagattTATGTGGACAGATCGCGATAAGGGCAAAAAAACCGGCATtgattatgtaaaaaaaagctctgctAGACAACCAACTAAAAATACGAGCTAtaatgtacctacataatacCTGAAATATGAcccaaattaaattataattttcattgcaataaaattctgcaaaaagatGTAAAAGTTTCACTTTCAGCgcaggaaagtttttttttatttaaacaacaAGGTTGGAGATTATTGTTCATAAAGCTTTTTGACGcaataatcttttttcttggaaattatCGTCTCCCAGGTGCTATTAAGAGACGAACTTTGTTTAATCAGTTGATTCTCTATATTTACTTATAAACATATGagtattattttcttgaattaatgCACAATGTGCTTAGTAACGATGAAGAGCTTTGAATTTGTTCACAAGTGGCGGTGAATATGAATAatgtttattctttaaaaatcaaaaatatttagctcaatggattttttaataataaagtggcggttaaaaatattttccccgCCAGAGGGCCTGTAGCTGTTTAGGAAGACACCTAGCGGTTAAATTAAACAAGGATGAAAAGGACGTAATTAAAGCTTTCTAActatttattgataaaatataatgaaaaattcaccaaaaaagcaacaaaatgaCCAAAACACTTCAAATTTCATTAACAAACATTACCAAATCATTTAAACTTGATCCAAGAAAGGTCACATTCACTCGGAAGCATAGAATTCTCCTCTTTCAGGCACcatgaataaaattacaagCAATTTACCGTCACAACGCTACTCTTGTGTCTTACAATAAATGTAAAAGAGCATGACCAAAAATGTGTTTAGCTCCCACctaatttcatcaatttgcaACGCATATTGACCTTCTCAATGTTCTCAATCAACCTCTCATGCAATTTGCTTCTTCATGCCTCAATGAAGGACAAAGTCTTCTTTCTTCGTGTTAATTTACTAttgatttgttattttttttgccgccaaaatgttacattttccccacattcagttaatcattaaaattcaccactttttctatttcttttcgaatgcgcgccaaattcaaattttatcttcttttattGCAGAGTCACCCGTAAGATGTTGCTCCCATCGGCAGGATTGGCCACATTCGGTTTCCTGCTTCTCTCACTCGCCACACCTTCAGTCACCGCAAATCCAACATGCCCCGCTGGGTGCACGTGCATCCTATCACCAAATTCAGCCACAACATTCAGTCATGTTAGGTGCCAAAATGCCGATCATATTGCCGAGGTTGGCCCCATCTCTGTTGAGACGCTCGACTTGTCCAATGCTGGCATTGTACGACTCACAAATCACCTGGAGAATCTGCAGAATCTGACGCACTTGGACCTGTCCAATAATCGCCTCTCAGAAGCCAATCGTCTCAATAAGAAGATTCGTGAACTCAATTTGAGCTACAATCGCATCACATCGGGGAAATTGGGGAAACTTCCGTTGCGTGTTCAAGTACTAAATCTCACCCACAATGAGATCACGTACCTCCCGATGACACTGATGAAGCTGAGGGACCTGAAGCAGATTGAATTGGCGGGAAATCGCATCAACTGCACGTGCGAAACGCTGCAGGTGCGCAATTGGCTGCAACAGCGGCACGTGTGGTCAGATCGTCCAGTTAAGTGCCATTCCCCAATCAGATTCAAGGGTATGCCATGGCTGCAGGTGAAGCAGGCGGATGTTTGCGATGATGACAGAGAGAGGAATATCTGGGGTGATGCCAATGATGACAACGAACTCATGATGGGTGATGCTCCTGCATCAAGTGGAGACTCTGAGTACGATGACAATGAAGATAACATCGAAGATGACTTTATTCCCTTCAAGGAGGCCGCAGTTGATGATGATGCTGATGATGGATCAGGAGATGCAGATGCTGTCAAAGCAGACAGAACACTGAAGCTATCAAGTGCAACGGATGGAGCTATTGTTGAGGGATCTGGCTTTGGGGGGCGTGCGGTGAACGTTGAAGAAGCATCAGAGTCGCCTGAAGATGATGACGAAGAGTACGATGATGATGGATCTGGAAGTGGGGCCATACCCCTCCCACCACTAATTCCCCTTGAGAAAGCCATTGATTTGGACACAAACTCCTTTGAACCACCAAcaagtgatgatgatgacaatGCTTCACCACTTCCAGAACCCGATGAAGAGGTCACACGTCCCCCACTTCCAGATCTTGGGATTTTTGGTGGTCACGATGTGCAGAAAGAGGATGAAGTTACACCGTCAGCTGAAATTGTTCCCGTTGTCATGGCAGGTGTTGAAGGTGCACCCAAGGAATCAAGTGCAGATGCAGCTGCGTCTAAGGAGGAATCCGTTATTCCGTCGAAGAGTGAAAGTGGAACACCAAGCCAGGAAATCAGGATAGCTGAACAAACCCCGGAGCAGGCAGAAGAGAATCGTGCAACTGTTATCCTCCTCGTTGTTGTGGGTGTTGCCCTAGTTGGGCTTGTTGCCTTCATAATtgtcaagaagaagaagaagcgtGGACGACGCAATAGGGCTGATGCTGAGAATCCACGTGGTGAGGAGATGTTGGATATGGATAAGAAACTCCTGGGGAAACCCATTCAGAAGAATGGAAACCCCGAAAGTGCTCCACTTATGCCCAATAGAGATAAATCCGACTATGCTAAACCCGTAAATGGGGATAAAGTTGATGTTGTGAATCCCATTGATTCATACCAGAAACCCCCACCGCCGAAGAAGGTGGAAGAACCCGTGCAGAAGCAGGAGAACGTACCGATGAATCAAGAGCCAACGGCTCCTCCGGcagaagatgagaaaaatcccCGGAGAAGTTTGTATGACAACGATGGCGCTGTTCCCGGGTTGAATAATAACGACACAGGGGCAAGAGATCACAATGAAGCTCCTGCAGGAGAACCCCTAACTAATGGGCTGGATCATGCACCACCGCACTTGCACAACGGACAACCAGCTGATGTGCACAATGGACCTAGTAGTGTGGCTGATGGTACAGAACCCGATGCTGCGAATAAGTACGTCCCCAAGAGTCCTGCCCTGGCACGATACAGCCCGGTGTACAGTCCGGAAACGGGGAGGGTTAAGATTAAACTCACGGAAACCCCCAAGCCCAAAACTCCCCTCCTTGTTACGCGAAGTAGATCAAATGCCGGGGATATCATCACGACGCCCTACACCAGTCCAATCAGAGGTCAGCAGCAGACCTAACTGCAACATAGCAGTTCGGGAAGGCATCATCCTTGAAGGATCCATCAGCATGAGTTCTTTTCTGTTAGTCTTCGAAGTCGCTTTAGTCagatatatatataattttgtcaaAATGTGGGAGTTTGCTGAGAAGGGGGGGTATCCGTTCAAATTGAAGGGATCCCTACTTccgagaaagagagagagagagaaggagaaaaatcatatttccGTGTTCAGGACCTCTTATTTGTGAGTGccaaaatgagaagaaaaaaaaaaggatttaattccctttttcCTGCAAAATGTTACACCAGCATAGAGAAAAAACTGATCAAAGAGTGATATTTAGGTAAATAGCAGATGTGCATcatttttcaacataaattcatcagaaaaaggaaaaaaaaacgtttaggGAATATTCTACGACGTCTCCGAGACGTCGCTGCGACCACACAAAGATGAGGGGAAATTTACTTTGCCTCCTTCCGGGCTGGGAATTTGAgttttaaactaaattaagCATATTTTAGCACACTTTGGGGCTTTTACTACGCCATCTCATTGAAACTTAACTTCCCAGCCTGAGGTGGGAGGGCTTCATTAgaataaagaataaagaaaaaaattaacggcattgaatttaaaaaaaaaaagtgcgagAATCGAGCAAAATTTTACTTAgcctgtaaaaaaaaagagtttagattaaaaaagaaggaaaaagtaAGAATGATAAAgtcattttataattaatctagaatgataaaaaaaaccatctttgtacataaaaattcttttcctgtgtgtgtaataaattttcagagctgaaaatgtaattaaactgagagagagaaaaaagtttcttttgggagtttttttttaagaaagaaatttaatatcatTTCAACACGATAAAATggtttacattttatttctgttaatttattgtgattattcttcaaattgtatacaaaactatttaaaataaaaaataataaaatatcataaaaaatttacatttcttttctcttttacttCCGCATACCAGAGGGAATTTTCTTGGGATTgaggaggaaaagtgaacatgCGCCACAACTCGCTGACGGTTTGGTATTCTTTAAAAGGTGTAAAAGAGGTGCCATTCGGATTGTTAatcaaacatttattttgtcaCATAAATCAATCTCATTTTCGAGCATTATCCAGAATACATAATGTGACTTTTATTGGGGAATTAATTGATGCGCCAATAATTCTTGAAATTGTTTGAATTGCacgaagaatatttaataggGGCTTCGCGTACCTTCttgtagaattttattattcaacgaaaaataatatttggaCGTTGTTTTcctcttattttctttgattctcTTCAAGAAAATACGAATATTGATTGTTTTTACGAATGAGGTCATGGGTTATGATCTATGGGttaaattcactagtcagataaacttaagtttccttaagaattcttagaaaactgaaaatttcttaagaagaatttaagttttttttatgttttcttaaacgaaacttaaaatttatatttagtaAAACGAGCAAAGTGCATatttcttgatgatttttacgaatttcgatGCCCGaaagagataagaaaaaaaaatcatcgaaaaatgtgcatttatcccgattcagcctgactgaagaaatcttaagtttcgcgtaagaaaacttaaacacatatcctaaatttttcttaatgaatcataaattttttcttaaggaatcttaggtttgtctgactagtgaatttaaccctatattaaaatgaataaactccttttttttattgaatttttttcatttaatttaatatatttctcaatggtttgaatttttacaatgaAGACGGTGAAAACCCGCTTTTCGCGGGCCCTTCAACACTTTTcctgtattttatttatgcatgattggatttttctttttccttttagagtttgaagaatttttttttcaattttcttcgtttttacGCTGTTTTCTGGTTTTTCCTATACATACTGTCGGAATACTTCTTGAGGCGGGAAACACGTGTTAGGTGagttttggcgggaaaataaCGTTGGAAGGTTTAAGAATTCGTCTGCTAAATAATTCATATCGAATATGAGATAACTTTGAAAGGTTTAGTAGATAAAATTCAACTAAATGAGCTGATTTTTTGGTCGTTTTGAACAACTTTGTCTtagaaaatgtatattttcaaacattttgtTCTCCGCAGTATTATTCGTTGTCACTTCCTGACCTTCAAAAAGCAGTTCCTGTTGGAAAATTTCGTGGAAATACGTAAAAACCTTATATGAGTGATGTTCCAATAGTAAAGACTCGCACCTTTTCGAGTTTCAGCTTTCCCGCGTAAATTTTTCGAACACGTTTTCCCGCCAATTCCGCcaacagaaaattaaataaattttcgcaattttcaaCGAATTTTCAagctaaattattattttaatagctTCTAACACCTCGGTATTCCCTCAATCGTCAactctttccttttttttttaagatgaataaagatttacaaaaaaaagaactttcacgTTGAAGAAATCATGAAAtgtattggaaaattaaacaaaatgttGTTACACAAATAaacgaattaattaaaaatgcaaaggtAGAGTCCATTCTACTAAAATCACAAATCACTCTCAGTGGGTCTCCTGACCTTTTGGCCCACATCCCTCTTGTCATCGGATTGTACTGCTCTGGGAATCTCATCAATTTCTCGCGATGAGAAACTCTCAAAGTCCTCATCGCTGCTGCGATTCTTCCTGGGGCTCTCAGCTGGAGCAAAGTAATCGTCAACCACGTGAATACGCTCTCCGGATGACCTGGAGGATGTGGGAAGAATTACTTCTTCGTCACCCTTGAAGGTGGACATGTGCTTCTGCTTCCTCTTCGCATACGGGCTCGTGTCGTCATCGTTGCGCGCCCTCATTGTGATCTGATCAATTTCAGCCATTCCTGCACTCGCTTCCTCCTCTGGGGTACGTGGCACGATCTCCACGGTGGTGAGATGGAGATTTACCACCTCCGTGGAGTGATAGTGCAGCTCATTGTCTTGGGCGCGGAATGCAGAATTTCGCGGGGGAGTCGGTGGTGGTGGTTCTGTGGGTGGAGGAAGCAACGAAGAACGCTCAATTAGGGTATTTCGGGCCATTTCGAGGCTCTCTGGGGGATTTGCATTTCTCTGCCTCCGAGAACGTCGCGTCTGGCCATCTTCCGTGCGACTCTCTCGCATTGAAAGGACTTCCTCACTTCGGCAGCGATTCCTCCGCGTTATAACGCCATCTGTCTCATCCTCATTCTCATCCTTGTCCAGGAGTTTCCGTCGCTTCTCCCGCCTCATGTTTAGTTCATTGAGGGATGCAAAGGAGCCATCCAGGCGTGGCATGAGGATTGCATCTTCATAGCATGGTGGACGTGTTTCCCTCGGATCAGGTGCATTTAGCTGAGCTTCCTGCTCCATAGCCATCCTATTCTGGCGAAttctacaaagaaaaaaaatgttaaatcctcaaatctcatttttttcatcaaaacgCTTTTTCTTACATATCTCTGTGATGTTCAATAAACTCTTCCCTTTCTCGCTCTCGTGCTGTTAGCTTCCTGCCATCGATGCACTTCCTCACACTCATTATAATACAAATTGAACCCGCAAAGACAATCATACTGACCATAATGATTGTCCAGACCTTTTCAGCAGTTCCCAAACTGGAGCCATTTGGATACCAAATGTGGAAGCAGGCTACATCCCACGGAACCCCGTAGAGATCATCAGGACTGTTGCAGCGAAGATGGCTCTTATCCCAAATCTACAACAGAACAAATCCAGATTAGAAATAATCAGAACTTTAAAAGCTTCTAAGCAGCTAATTATCTCACCTTGGAAGGTGGCTCAACGAGGAAGCTGAAGAATTTGTAGAATTCCGTATTTCTACATTCGCAGCGCCAGGGGTTGTCTCCTAACCCGATTTCTTGGAGGTAAAGTAGGTCAGAGAAGAAGTCTACTCTGAATGGGGTTGTGAAGCGATTCCCGGACAAATTAATCCTACTCAGTTCGGGAAAATCCGAAA is part of the Lutzomyia longipalpis isolate SR_M1_2022 chromosome 3, ASM2433408v1 genome and harbors:
- the LOC129791837 gene encoding protein windpipe, which produces MLLPSAGLATFGFLLLSLATPSVTANPTCPAGCTCILSPNSATTFSHVRCQNADHIAEVGPISVETLDLSNAGIVRLTNHLENLQNLTHLDLSNNRLSEANRLNKKIRELNLSYNRITSGKLGKLPLRVQVLNLTHNEITYLPMTLMKLRDLKQIELAGNRINCTCETLQVRNWLQQRHVWSDRPVKCHSPIRFKGMPWLQVKQADVCDDDRERNIWGDANDDNELMMGDAPASSGDSEYDDNEDNIEDDFIPFKEAAVDDDADDGSGDADAVKADRTLKLSSATDGAIVEGSGFGGRAVNVEEASESPEDDDEEYDDDGSGSGAIPLPPLIPLEKAIDLDTNSFEPPTSDDDDNASPLPEPDEEVTRPPLPDLGIFGGHDVQKEDEVTPSAEIVPVVMAGVEGAPKESSADAAASKEESVIPSKSESGTPSQEIRIAEQTPEQAEENRATVILLVVVGVALVGLVAFIIVKKKKKRGRRNRADAENPRGEEMLDMDKKLLGKPIQKNGNPESAPLMPNRDKSDYAKPVNGDKVDVVNPIDSYQKPPPPKKVEEPVQKQENVPMNQEPTAPPAEDEKNPRRSLYDNDGAVPGLNNNDTGARDHNEAPAGEPLTNGLDHAPPHLHNGQPADVHNGPSSVADGTEPDAANKYVPKSPALARYSPVYSPETGRVKIKLTETPKPKTPLLVTRSRSNAGDIITTPYTSPIRGQQQT
- the LOC129791816 gene encoding toll-like receptor 4 — its product is MNSVVWSFILGITFYVASVGSLILCPAECHCALHGINLNVDCSGLAISELPDLSELEVSWLDLSDNEFTEIPAELQNFPQLEALDMSGNKISHLSGSSLSGMHNLKTLNLARNNISNLMDINPNTLLQPSPIAMLNLAKNPITSFSSVEENAILVSKTLKTLDLSECKIVRMAGNQMLSGLLKIEHLNMAGNPLRTLSSVASDSLTTLNLVNCRLGSLPIAVFANLPALVHVNLARNNRISLVTKNGEYVASESLKRIDLSYCNMGGVEIAGFPHLTTAVLRGNMIRQLGQDIFKSNVYLENLDLSFNAISYVNPGTFKDLGNLKHLDISFNMIPRIDRDTFKHNNMLTTINLSRNYIGRFNRIQAKAVNSLNMSWCEIIAIDADALQGCPVLTELDLSNNLITSIPDNLNSQSLQTLDLSMCRITSIRNSTFSDFPELSRINLSGNRFTTPFRVDFFSDLLYLQEIGLGDNPWRCECRNTEFYKFFSFLVEPPSKIWDKSHLRCNSPDDLYGVPWDVACFHIWYPNGSSLGTAEKVWTIIMVSMIVFAGSICIIMSVRKCIDGRKLTAREREREEFIEHHRDIIRQNRMAMEQEAQLNAPDPRETRPPCYEDAILMPRLDGSFASLNELNMRREKRRKLLDKDENEDETDGVITRRNRCRSEEVLSMRESRTEDGQTRRSRRQRNANPPESLEMARNTLIERSSLLPPPTEPPPPTPPRNSAFRAQDNELHYHSTEVVNLHLTTVEIVPRTPEEEASAGMAEIDQITMRARNDDDTSPYAKRKQKHMSTFKGDEEVILPTSSRSSGERIHVVDDYFAPAESPRKNRSSDEDFESFSSREIDEIPRAVQSDDKRDVGQKVRRPTESDL